In Pyxicephalus adspersus chromosome 12, UCB_Pads_2.0, whole genome shotgun sequence, a genomic segment contains:
- the PI4KB gene encoding phosphatidylinositol 4-kinase beta, with amino-acid sequence MGDTMVEPGNASGSLSAIAEGVADLSLVIDPALAQKACQEVLEKVKLMHGSSSENLDRIGDAELVTNGDTKLGDPGTPRIHEEVEMDINCVKNARRKQKNSGKQSWLLRLFECKLFDISMAISYLYNSKEPGVQAYIGNRLFYFKNDDVDFYLPQLLNMYIHMDEDVGDAIKPYVVHRCRHSINFSLQCAWLLGAYSSDMHISTQRYSRGTKLRKLILSDELKPANKKRELPSLTPDTGLSPSKRTHQRSKSDATASISLSSNLKRTASNPKVENEDEDLSSSSDSLDRSFSSPVRLAPEREFIKSLMSIGKRLATLPTKEQKTHRLISELSLLNHKLPARVWLPTAGFDHHVVRIPHTQAVVLNSKDNSEILCCFYRRRLSEQLAHTPTTFRRDPEDPSAVALKEPWEEKVRRIREGSPYGHFPNWRLLSVIVKCGDDLRQELLASQVLKQLQSIWETERVPLWIRPYKILVISADSGMIEPVVNAVSIHQVKKQSQLSLLDYFLQEHGSYTTEAFLTAQRNFVQSCAGYCLVCYLLQVKDRHNGNILLDAEGHIIHIDFGFILSSSPRNLGFETSAFKLTSEFVDVMGGLNGDMFNYYKMLMLQGLIAARKHMDRVVQIVEIMQQGSQLPCFHGSSTIRNLKERFHMNMTEEQLQLLVEQMVDGSMRSITTKLYDGFQYLTNGIM; translated from the exons ATGGGTGACACCATGGTGGAACCAGGCAATGCCTCCGGCTCTCTGAGCGCCATCGCGGAGGGCGTGGCAGACCTGTCTCTGGTGATTGACCCGGCCCTGGCGCAGAAAGCGTGTCAGGAAGTCCTGGAGAAGGTGAAGCTGATGCACGGCTCCTCCTCGGAGAACCTGGACCGGATCGGGGACGCCGAACTCGTCACCAACGGCGACACTAAACTGGGGGACCCCGGGACCCCTAGAATCCACGAGGAGGTGGAAATGGACATCAACTGCGTGAAGAACGCCCGGCGCAAGCAGAAGAACTCCGGGAAGCAGTCATGGCTCCTCCGCCTGTTTGAGTGTAAGCTCTTCGACATCTCCATGGCCATCTCGTATCTGTACAACTCTAAGGAGCCCGGGGTCCAGGCGTACATCGGGAACCGGCTCTTCTACTTCAAGAATGACGACGTGGACTTCTACCTGCCGCAGCTCCTCAATATGTACATCCACATGGACGAGGACGTGGGCGACGCCATCAAACCTTACGTGGTCCATCGCTGCCGTCACAGCATTAACTTCTCCCTGCAGTGCGCCTGGCTGCTGGGTGCCTACTCCTCCGACATGCACATCTCCACCCAGCGCTACTCCCGGGGTACCAAACTACGCAAACTTATCCTCTCCGACGAGCTGAAACCCGCCAATAAGAAGAGGGAACTACCCAGCCTCACCCCCGACACCGGACTCTCCCCCTCCAAGAGGACTCATCAGAGGTCCAAATCTGACGCCACGGCCAGCATCAGCCTCAGCAGCAACCTGAAGAGGACGGCCAGCAACCCCAAGGTGGAGAACGAGGACGAG GACCTCTCCTCCAGCTCGGACAGTCTCGATAGGTCGTTTAGCTCC CCGGTCAGATTGGCCCCGGAACGAGAATTCATCAAATCTCTGATGTCCATCGGCAAGAGACTGGCAACCCTGCCCACCAAGGAGCAAAAAACCCACCGACTCATCTCCGAGCTCTCCCTGCTCAACCACAAACTGCCCGCCCGGGTCTGGCTACCAACCGCCGGCTTCGACCACCACGTGGTGCGAATCCCCCACACCCAGGCCGTGGTACTGAACTCCAAGGACAA CTCTGAAATTCTTTGTTGTTTCTACAGACGGCGCCTATCGGAGCAGCTGGCACACACCCCCACCACCTTCCGCAGGGACCCCGAGGACCCGTCCGCTGTAGCACTTAAGGAGCCCTGGGAGGAGAAAGTCAG GAGAATTCGTGAGGGCTCCCCCTATGGGCACTTCCCCAACTGGAGGCTGCTGTCCGTCATCGTGAAATGTGGAGACGACCTGAGACAGGAGCTGCTCGCCTCTCAGGTCCTCAAACAGCTACAG TCCATATGGGAGACGGAGCGTGTGCCGCTGTGGATCAGGCCATACAAGATTCTGGTGATCTCGGCAGACAGCGGTATGATTGAGCCGGTGGTCAATGCCGTGTCCATCCATCAGGTGAAGAAACAGTCCCAGCTGTCTCTGCTGGATTATTTCCTCCAGGAACATGGAAGCTACACCACGGAAGCCTTCCTGACCGCACAACGcaactttgtacagagctgtgccGGGTACTGCTTGGTCTGCTACCTGCTGCAAGTCAAAGACAG GCACAATGGAAACATTCTATTGGATGCCGAGGGTCACATTATACACATTGATTTCGGCTTTATCCTGTCCAGCTCCCCCCGGAATCTGGGCTTTGAGACCTCCGCCTTCAAATTGACGTCAGAGTTTGTAGAT GTGATGGGCGGACTGAACGGAGACATGTTTAATTACTACAAGATGCTGATGCTGCAGGGGCTGATCGCTGCCCGCAAACACATGGACCGCGTGGTGCAGATTGTGGAGATCATGCAGCAAG GATCCCAGTTGCCCTGTTTCCATGGCTCCAGCACCATCCGTAACCTGAAGGAGCGATTCCACATGAACATGACGGAGGAGCAGCTGCAGCTTCTGGTGGAGCAGATGGTGGACGGCAGTATGAGGTCCATCACTACCAAACTCTACGATGGTTTCCAGTACCTGACCAACGGCATCATGTGA